A genome region from Bradyrhizobium sp. WSM1417 includes the following:
- a CDS encoding class I SAM-dependent methyltransferase, whose translation MAADISRAGVEKAYDRWAPVYDLVFGKVFDAGRQSTIAEADRIGGRILDVGVGTGLSLSDYARTTKICGVDISEPMLRKAQSRVRSLRLSNVEVLSVMDAKNLAFPENFFDAVVAQYVITAVPDPEGTLDEFVRVLKPGGELILVNHIGAEKGLRKLSELAFAPLARRLGWRPEFPWERLVNWAAKHGGVTLAERRPMPPMGHFSLIRYLKS comes from the coding sequence ATGGCAGCAGACATCTCGCGGGCCGGGGTCGAGAAGGCCTATGACCGCTGGGCGCCGGTCTACGATCTCGTGTTCGGCAAGGTGTTCGACGCCGGAAGGCAGTCGACCATCGCGGAGGCCGACCGCATCGGCGGCCGCATTCTCGACGTCGGCGTCGGCACCGGGCTTTCGCTCTCCGACTATGCGCGCACCACGAAGATATGCGGCGTCGACATCTCCGAGCCGATGCTGCGCAAGGCGCAATCGCGCGTGCGGAGCTTGCGGCTCTCCAATGTCGAAGTGCTCTCGGTGATGGATGCGAAAAACCTCGCCTTCCCCGAAAACTTCTTCGACGCGGTGGTTGCGCAATACGTCATCACCGCGGTGCCCGATCCCGAAGGCACGCTGGACGAGTTCGTGCGCGTCTTGAAGCCCGGCGGCGAGCTGATCCTGGTCAACCACATCGGTGCGGAAAAGGGTTTGCGCAAACTCTCCGAGCTCGCGTTTGCGCCCTTGGCCCGCCGTCTCGGCTGGCGCCCGGAGTTTCCGTGGGAGCGCCTGGTCAACTGGGCCGCGAAACACGGCGGCGTCACCCTGGCCGAGCGCCGCCCGATGCCGCCGATGGGGCACTTTTCGCTGATCCGCTACCTCAAATCGTGA
- a CDS encoding SDR family oxidoreductase produces the protein MQKRNATVAVIGAGDFIGSEIAKKFASEGFTVFAGRRDGAKLEPLVKEIEQAGGEIHARALDARKEDQIISFLGDADKHAPLEVCIFNVGANVNFPILDTTERVFRKVWEMACYSGFLAGREAARLMLPRGQGNIFFTGATASLRGGSGYAAFASAKFGLRAVAQAAARELGPKNIHVAHLIIDSGVDTEWVRQRRIEALGPNALDNPDLLMPPSSVAESYWMLYQQPKSAWTFELEIRPFGEKW, from the coding sequence ATGCAAAAGAGAAACGCGACCGTGGCCGTGATCGGCGCCGGTGATTTTATCGGCAGCGAGATTGCAAAGAAGTTCGCCTCCGAGGGCTTTACGGTGTTCGCGGGACGCCGCGACGGCGCCAAGCTCGAACCGCTCGTCAAGGAGATCGAGCAGGCCGGCGGCGAAATTCACGCGCGCGCGCTCGATGCGCGCAAGGAAGACCAGATCATCTCGTTTCTCGGCGATGCCGACAAGCACGCCCCGCTCGAGGTTTGCATCTTCAACGTCGGCGCCAACGTCAACTTTCCGATTCTCGACACGACCGAACGGGTGTTCCGCAAGGTCTGGGAAATGGCGTGCTATTCCGGCTTCCTCGCCGGCCGCGAGGCCGCGCGCCTGATGCTGCCGCGCGGCCAGGGCAACATCTTCTTCACCGGTGCGACGGCGAGCCTGCGCGGCGGAAGCGGCTATGCGGCGTTCGCCAGCGCCAAGTTCGGCCTGCGGGCGGTTGCGCAAGCCGCGGCGCGCGAATTGGGCCCGAAGAACATTCACGTGGCGCACCTCATCATCGATTCCGGCGTCGACACGGAATGGGTCCGGCAACGGCGGATCGAAGCGCTCGGTCCGAACGCGCTGGATAATCCCGACCTCCTGATGCCGCCATCGTCGGTCGCCGAATCCTATTGGATGCTCTATCAGCAACCCAAAAGCGCCTGGACCTTCGAGCTGGAGATTCGTCCCTTCGGCGAGAAATGGTAG
- a CDS encoding SMP-30/gluconolactonase/LRE family protein yields MTTDMIPAHRIETAVAAADILGETPLWCDRSRKLWWVDVDRRLHQSFDPATGAHQVVPYACNFLGSQALTADGSHLLAQDLGLYRRASDDGPPAQLCEVESGPDNRLNDGRVDARGRLWIGTMDNQLHRPNGALYCVDSDGRTARMFGGVIVTNGIAFSPDNRTLYFTDTRRYRTWQFDFDLDDGVIGNRRLFADYSTSGERPDGACIDVAGGLWTAFFSGGRVIRYRPDGRIDTVIPVPATNPTCVCFGGADLKTLFVTTARKFLDREQLSREPQAGHVLAIDGIAQGLPEHRFGNSS; encoded by the coding sequence ATGACCACCGACATGATCCCCGCACATCGGATAGAGACCGCGGTCGCCGCAGCCGACATCCTCGGCGAGACGCCGTTGTGGTGCGACCGCTCCCGCAAGCTGTGGTGGGTCGACGTCGACCGGCGGCTGCATCAATCGTTCGATCCGGCGACAGGTGCTCATCAAGTTGTGCCGTACGCATGCAACTTCCTCGGCAGTCAGGCTCTGACGGCGGATGGCTCCCACCTGCTCGCGCAGGATCTGGGACTGTATCGCCGCGCGTCCGATGACGGTCCTCCAGCTCAGCTCTGCGAGGTCGAAAGCGGCCCCGACAACCGCCTGAACGACGGGCGCGTCGACGCGCGGGGCCGGCTATGGATTGGCACCATGGACAACCAGCTGCATCGGCCGAACGGGGCGCTGTATTGTGTGGATTCGGACGGCCGCACGGCGCGCATGTTCGGCGGCGTCATCGTGACGAACGGCATCGCGTTCTCACCCGACAATCGCACGCTCTATTTCACGGATACGAGGCGATACCGCACCTGGCAGTTCGACTTCGATCTCGATGACGGCGTGATTGGCAACAGACGGCTGTTCGCAGATTACAGCACCTCCGGGGAGAGGCCGGACGGCGCTTGTATCGACGTCGCCGGCGGACTGTGGACCGCATTCTTCTCCGGCGGCCGGGTGATACGCTATCGGCCGGACGGCCGGATCGACACCGTCATTCCGGTGCCGGCGACCAATCCGACCTGCGTATGCTTCGGCGGGGCCGATCTGAAGACCTTGTTCGTGACGACGGCGCGAAAGTTTCTGGATCGTGAGCAATTGAGCCGCGAACCCCAAGCGGGTCATGTTCTGGCCATTGATGGCATTGCACAGGGACTTCCAGAACACCGCTTCGGCAATTCATCCTGA
- a CDS encoding helix-turn-helix domain-containing protein — MKWGELEDEPCSMARTIGVIGDRWTLLILRECFLRTRRFEGFQSSLGITRHLLAERLKKLVRQGVLRRTPYQDSPKRHEYILTQKGLDLYPIMMAIVHWGDTHMVDVRGRPLLHQHRKCGKDFNPVMVCSGCGEPLSAKEVHTHPGPGARRNPVSVAPEKPKAKLKAKLETKTKAKARRRAA, encoded by the coding sequence ATGAAATGGGGTGAGCTGGAGGACGAGCCGTGCTCGATGGCCCGCACCATCGGCGTGATCGGCGACCGCTGGACCCTTCTGATCCTGCGTGAATGCTTCCTGCGCACGCGCCGTTTCGAGGGGTTTCAGTCTTCGCTCGGAATCACGCGCCACCTGCTCGCCGAACGGCTGAAGAAGCTGGTCCGGCAGGGCGTGTTGCGTCGTACCCCCTATCAGGACTCGCCCAAGCGGCACGAATACATCCTCACCCAGAAGGGGCTCGATCTCTATCCGATCATGATGGCGATCGTGCACTGGGGCGACACTCATATGGTCGACGTACGCGGGCGACCTTTGCTGCATCAACACCGCAAATGCGGCAAGGACTTCAACCCGGTCATGGTTTGCTCCGGATGCGGCGAGCCGCTTTCGGCGAAGGAGGTTCATACCCACCCCGGCCCTGGTGCTCGACGCAATCCGGTTTCGGTGGCGCCGGAGAAGCCCAAAGCAAAGCTGAAGGCAAAGCTCGAGACAAAGACAAAGGCGAAGGCCCGCCGCAGGGCCGCGTGA